The region TGATGAATTGAGCGGCGGAGAGCTGCAGAGGGTGGCGATAGCTGCATGTCTGCTGAGAGATGCTGATTTCTACCTCCTCGACGAGCCTTCAGCCCACCTCGATGTCGAGCAGAGAACAGAGGTTGCAAGAATTCTGAAAAGATTTGCCATGAATAACAGCAAAACCGTGCTCGTGGTTGACCACGACATATACCTTGTGGACATGCTTTCGGACAGAGTTATGGTCTTCGAGGGCGAGCCTGGAAAGAGGGGCGTGGCAAGAAAGCCCGCCAGTCTGAGGGACGGGATGAACAGATTCCTCAGGAACCTCGACATAACGTTCAGAAGGGATGAAGAGACCAAAAGGCCGAGAATAAACAAACCGGAGTCAAGACTTGACAGAGAGCAGAAAACTGCTGGCGAGTATTACTACTACGTGAGGGAAAACTGAAACGGATGAAACACGCCCAAATTCGTATCAATTCTTTAATTTAAAATCGAAAAATAAAATAGTGGATTACTGAGCTTCTGCCTCAACCTTCTCCCCGGACTTTGCCAGGCTTTCGGCGGTAACCTTTGGTTCCTTCAGCAGTTCGATCTTCCTGATCTCGACCCTTCTTAGCGGGTAAACCTTCTTTGCCTCCCTGTAAATCTCGGATGGTATCTTTCCGAGGATTGCCTCCTGCAGGAACTGGACGAAGTTGAGCTTTGAGGCCTTATCCTTGACGATCTCGTTCATGACCTTCCTGATGACTCTCTTCTGAGAGCTCTGGCACCTCTTGACCGTGAATGCAACAGTCTTAACTCTGATGATGTAACCATCGGCTGTCCGAACATCCACGATGTCCTCTATCTTGCTCGTCCTCCTCCTTGTGAGGCTGTTCAGATAGTCTCTGGTAAGCTCAAACCTGTGGAACTTGGTGTATGCATTCTCTCCCGCAACCCTGTAAACCTTGAATACGAGCTTTTTGTACGGGTTCTGGTTTGAGTAGTCGTTGGTGAGTTCTGCCAGCGTAACCTCCACCGTCCTGTTGAGGACCTTGTTCTCGTCATCCGCTGGCGTGTAACCTACTTCCGCCATTCCAAAGTATTCCGGAGCGATGAGCGTAAACCATTTCTTCATCGTCCACTTGTCCTTAACTCTTGCCTGTCTCCTCCTCGCCATCTTAACACCCCTTAACCTCTGGAAACCTGACGCTATTAATAAACTTTTTGTGCTTCCAGTGTACAGTTCCGGAGGTTTCTTCAGGCCGTACCATAAAACCTCCGATGACAGTATGCAGGATGACGAAACAGCATTCCCGTGCAGCCCTGACCAGTAGCCCGCATAACCAACGGGATGAAAAACATTACACCAGAAACAGAAACCATATCGTTTCTGCACCTGTAAAAAAGAACCTCACATCCCAAATACCCATCATGAACCATCCCCTCCCCAGGTAAACCGTTCTGAAACATCTCCTCCCCATTCCACACCTCGTTTTCACCCCCAAGACCTATTGCCTCTGAGCACATACTAATGCTCAGAGGTGATGTGAGATGAAGAAGAGTGGTTTGATAGCGGGTGTGGTTGTAGGCCTGATGGCCCTTGCGGTGTATACAGCTTCAGCCCACATGGGTGGGTTTGGATATGGATTTGGCATGCCGGGCATGATGGGACCCATGATGGGTTACGGCTATGGATATCCCATGATGGGCGGGTATGACGGAGATGAGGGATACGTCCCTTACGCCTACGGAAACCAGGGACAGGCTGAGCTGGTCGATGTCAGTGGAAAGGTGTCGACCGTATACCCCATGGGAGTGGTGCTGGACAGTGGAAAGTACGTGACGATGCCATGGTGGTTTGCAGCCAATCTTGGAATAAAGCAGGGAGATGAGGTCAAGGTTAAGGGCCTGGAATACGGGAACTCGATAATTCCTGTGTACATCGAGGTTAATGGTCAGAGCCTTGGAGATGAGAACTCGAACATTCCAGTATGGATGCAGGGAGTTCAGGGCTTCTCACCTGGATACGGCTACGCCCACTGCCCCATGATGGGGTGGTAGTATTTCTCAAATTTTTAACGGAGGTGGATGTGAAATGATGGGTTACGGTGGAATGATGGGTGGCTACGGGTTCGACGGCATGGGCTATGGCTATGGCCTTGGATTCATCTGGCAGATAATCTGGCTGGTGGTGATCATAGCAGTAATTTATCTGGTGATAAATGCTCTCAGCCAGAACAGGGGCGGTTCAAGCTCTGGAGAGGAAAGCAGAGCGCTCAGAATTCTTGACGAGAGGTTTGCAAGGGGAGAGATAAGTGCTGAGGAGTACAGGAAGCTCAAAGAAGAACTTTTGAGGTAGCCTCATACCAACAGGGGTTTTCCTCGCCCTCTTAATGCTATTTATCAGAGTTAAATACATCTCAATCGATTTCTCCTTGCGTAATGTGATTGTGTCGCTTGAACAAAACCTTTTTCTGTATTCCATTCAAATAAAAAATCATGAAAATCGCTGTACACGGCGCAGCAGGGAGAATGGGAAAACTTGTGATAAAGAACGCAGTTGAAGAGGGCTTTGAGGTTGTTCAGGCTTTTGACGTATCAAGGATAGGGGAAGATGCTGGAGAAGTTGCCGGGATTGGAAATATTGGCGTTCCTGTTTCAGATAATGTGGAAGAGCTTTCATGCGACGTCGTGATTGACTTCTCGGTCCCATCTGCGACCATGAAACTGCTCGAGGTGTGTGCTGAGAAGGGCGTAAAGGCAGTTGTAGGGACAACCGGTTTGAGTGAGGAGCAGAAGAAGAGAATCGAAGTAATTGCCAGTAAAATTCCTGTTGTTCTCTCGCCTAACTTCAGCGTTGGCGTGAACATATTCTGGAAGGCACTGGAGATGCTGGCTGAGAAGCTTTCCGACTATGACATGGAAATCTTTGAGATCCACCACCGTTTTAAGAGAGATGCACCAAGCGGGACTGCGCTGAGAGCAGGAGAGATTTTAAGAGAAGCATCGGGCAAAAACCTGAGGTTTGTGTTCGGCAGAGAGGGTGAGAGCCTCAGGAGTGATGAAGAGATCGGCGTGTTTGCAGTCAGAGGCGGAGATGTGGTTGGGGAGCACACGGTATTTTTCATAGGATTCGGGGAGAGAATCGAGCTGACTCACAGGGCCTGGAACAGAGAAGCGTTTTCGAGAGGGGCCGTGAAGGCTGCAGGCTGGATTGCGGGTGTTGATGAGCCGGGCCTTTACTCCATGAAGGACGTTCTTGGCATTTAATTTCGAAGCCTTTATCTTTTTTCCCGCCAACCTTTCGGGGGGATGGTCATGGTATCCTTTGAAGAGGTTGCTGAGACTGTTGTTGAGCTTTTCAGGAAGGCCGAAACCGAGCTGCCCGAAGATGTTATTCAGGCTTTGAAAAATGCATACGAGCAGGAAGACAATGAGGTGGCGAGGAATACGATTGGAGCAATTCTGAGGAACATAGAGGCCGCAAGGGGTTTGAAGGTGCCCATGTGCCAGGACACCGGCCTTCCAATAATATTCGCTGAGATTGGGAGGGACTTCAGCCTGGACTTCAATCTGAGAGATGCGATAATTGAGGGTGTAAGAAGAGCTACAAAAGAGGTTCCACTCAGACCGAATGCCGTTCATCCGCTCACGAGAGAGAATCCGGGAACAAACATCGGCCCTCATGTGCCTCTGATAACGGTGGATGTTGTGGAGGGAGATACTCTCAAACTCACGGTAATGCCCAAGGGTGCCGGAAGTGAGAACGTCTCCGCCCTGAAGATGCTCCTTCCCAGTCAGGTCGGTAACGTGGAGAGGTTCATAATCGAGGTTGTGAAGAACGCTGGGGGAAAACCCTGCCCGCCCATAATTGTCGGAGTAGGGATTGGCACCACCTTTGATGGGGCAGCAAAACTTGCCAAAAAAGCTCTTCTCAGAAACGTTACCAGCATGGACGAATTTGAGAGGGGGTTGCTGGAGAAAATAAACAGCCTCGGTATCGGTCCGGGTGGACTTGGTGGAAAAACAACCGCTCTGGCAGTGCTGGTTGAAACCGGGTACTGCCACACCGCATCTTTACCGGTAGCGGTAAACATCCAGTGCTGGGCAAACAGAAGAGCTTCAGCTGTACTGAGGTGATGGTGATGGCGGAACACTGGTTAAAGACTCCGATTGGTAAGAACGAGATTCTGAATCTGAAAGTCGGTGACGTGGTTTACATAACCGGCACAATGATTACAGCAAGAGATGAGGCCCATGTCAGAATGCTGGAGTACTTTGATGAGGGGAGGGAGCTGCCATTCAGGATTGAAGACGTGGTAATCTATCACTGTGGTCCCATAATTGTAGAGGATGGTGGAAAATACAGGACGATCTCCGCCGGCCCAACCACCTCTGCCAGAATGAATCCTCTGACACCAAGGGTTCTTGAGAAGGTTGACAGAATGGTTATTGTCGGCAAGGGTGGCATGAACGAGGATGTTGTAAACGCTCTGAAGGGCAAGGGAGTGTATCTTGCGTACACCGGAGGGGCAGGGGCGCTTGCAGCACAGACCGTAAAAACAGTCAGGGACGTTTACTGGAAGGATCTTGGGATGCCTGAAGCCGCCTGGGTTTTTGAGGTGGAGAATTTTGGACCATGCATAGTTGGAATAGACTCCAGGGGTAACAGTCTTTACAAGGAGGTGGAAAAAAAGGTTGAAGAAAATTTCAGGAAAATCCTTTCTCAGCCATAACTTCATCAACTATTTTATTGAACTGGGCATCCTCTGCATTGTCCCAGGAGGTACGTGAACAGGTACTCGCACCATGTTATGAATCTCTTGTCCTCAGAAACATAGAACCTGTCAACCCTGTCATTTAACTGCAGAATCGCAAACTCACCATCGATAACTCCAAGCTGTATCGGAGTGTCGAAAACCTTCACGTGTACCTTGCGTTTTACCAGTTCGTATTCGTCTTTTGTGAGGTCCATATCCTGGAGAACTTTTCTGAAAGTGGAACCTCTACCATAGAGGGTTTCGCGGTTTGAGATGACTCTTTCTTCCACACCCTGCAGGTTTTTCTCCACCATTAGTTTGTAAACGTCGTAGCTTATGACCTTGTCAACATAAAGGCCGTACTCCTTCGCTTCAGCAATTCTTTCAACACCGAGCTTCAGCGCACTTTCAATGTCCATTACCTCCGCTCTTCTCAGATTGTGTATTCCCGCCAGGAACCCTGG is a window of Geoglobus acetivorans DNA encoding:
- a CDS encoding 30S ribosomal protein S3ae, which encodes MARRRQARVKDKWTMKKWFTLIAPEYFGMAEVGYTPADDENKVLNRTVEVTLAELTNDYSNQNPYKKLVFKVYRVAGENAYTKFHRFELTRDYLNSLTRRRTSKIEDIVDVRTADGYIIRVKTVAFTVKRCQSSQKRVIRKVMNEIVKDKASKLNFVQFLQEAILGKIPSEIYREAKKVYPLRRVEIRKIELLKEPKVTAESLAKSGEKVEAEAQ
- a CDS encoding SHOCT domain-containing protein, with protein sequence MMGYGGMMGGYGFDGMGYGYGLGFIWQIIWLVVIIAVIYLVINALSQNRGGSSSGEESRALRILDERFARGEISAEEYRKLKEELLR
- the dapB gene encoding 4-hydroxy-tetrahydrodipicolinate reductase, with translation MKIAVHGAAGRMGKLVIKNAVEEGFEVVQAFDVSRIGEDAGEVAGIGNIGVPVSDNVEELSCDVVIDFSVPSATMKLLEVCAEKGVKAVVGTTGLSEEQKKRIEVIASKIPVVLSPNFSVGVNIFWKALEMLAEKLSDYDMEIFEIHHRFKRDAPSGTALRAGEILREASGKNLRFVFGREGESLRSDEEIGVFAVRGGDVVGEHTVFFIGFGERIELTHRAWNREAFSRGAVKAAGWIAGVDEPGLYSMKDVLGI
- a CDS encoding fumarate hydratase produces the protein MVSFEEVAETVVELFRKAETELPEDVIQALKNAYEQEDNEVARNTIGAILRNIEAARGLKVPMCQDTGLPIIFAEIGRDFSLDFNLRDAIIEGVRRATKEVPLRPNAVHPLTRENPGTNIGPHVPLITVDVVEGDTLKLTVMPKGAGSENVSALKMLLPSQVGNVERFIIEVVKNAGGKPCPPIIVGVGIGTTFDGAAKLAKKALLRNVTSMDEFERGLLEKINSLGIGPGGLGGKTTALAVLVETGYCHTASLPVAVNIQCWANRRASAVLR
- a CDS encoding FumA C-terminus/TtdB family hydratase beta subunit, whose translation is MAEHWLKTPIGKNEILNLKVGDVVYITGTMITARDEAHVRMLEYFDEGRELPFRIEDVVIYHCGPIIVEDGGKYRTISAGPTTSARMNPLTPRVLEKVDRMVIVGKGGMNEDVVNALKGKGVYLAYTGGAGALAAQTVKTVRDVYWKDLGMPEAAWVFEVENFGPCIVGIDSRGNSLYKEVEKKVEENFRKILSQP
- a CDS encoding ArsR family transcriptional regulator, coding for MGFDSISKELVKEDKVRILESLMDKPCSFREILNINGYAPSTLSRTLTIFEDEGLVRREGEKYCLTGAGLAFLKVIDVIKAVYEFKDDINGVPEFVELLPPGFLAGIHNLRRAEVMDIESALKLGVERIAEAKEYGLYVDKVISYDVYKLMVEKNLQGVEERVISNRETLYGRGSTFRKVLQDMDLTKDEYELVKRKVHVKVFDTPIQLGVIDGEFAILQLNDRVDRFYVSEDKRFITWCEYLFTYLLGQCRGCPVQ